GGGTGCGCCGGCCGGCGCCGCGTTCGGCGAGGTGTTGCCGGATGGCCGCTTCGAGCCCGTTTTCACGCAGAAACTCCCGGTAGGCCGCGGCGGTGGTGGCGAAGCCCTGGGGCACCGGGATGCCCTCCTTGCGCATCGTCGACGTCATCTCGCCGAGCGACGCATTTTTTCCACCGACGAGCGCGACGTCGTTGTTGCCGAGCGCCTCAAACCATCGAATGTAGGGGTTCTCTTTCATAACCAGTCCCATGCGTAAAGAACAGCGTGAGGGTCGCAAACGTGCGTCGCAGGGGCGCACCCGACCGCATCGTACGCCTTCATCTTATCGAAAAGGAAAACCAATCGATGACCGATGCCGCCCTATCCGGCTGTAGTCGATCCCCCTCTCCCCGGCTGTGCATTTTCCCCACGCCGTCGCCATGCCGGCGCCCAGGTTGACAGCGGGCGCCCACATCGGAAACAGGTCCGGCCTCACAGCAGGACGCGCTGCCAGGATCTATGCTGAATACCATGCACGATCCACCGAAGAAGGTCATGAAGCGACCGCCAGTCCCGTCGGGGCGCACCCTCGCCGACATCCAAACCGTAGCAGGCGGGCCATGAGCGATACGATGCCCATCGATGCCAACACCGTCGCGCTGTCGAACCCGGACAAACTGTTTTTTCCGGATGACGGAATCACCAAGGGAGACCTGATCGCCTACTATCGACGCATCGCGCCGCGGATGCTCCCGTACCTCGATGGCCGGCCCCTCACGCTGCATCGTTTCCCGAACGGGATAGCGGAGGGTGGGTTCATCCAGCAGCAGGCCTCCGCGTATTTCCCGGACTGGATCACGCGGGTCACCGTCCCGAAAACCGCCGGCACGATCACGCATGTCGTGGCGGATTCGCCCGCCACGCTCGTCTATCTGGCCAACCAGGGCGTCATCACGCTCCACGCCTGGCTGAGCCGCGTCGACAAACCCCGGCACCCCGATCGCCTGATCTTCGATCTCGACCCGCCCGGGAAAAGCGGCGCCGGAGGATTCGACCGGGTGCGCGCGGCCGCCCGCGCGGTGCGCACCCTGCTGGACGAACTGGAGCTGCCCGCCTATCTGATGACGACCGGGTCGCGCGGCCTGCATGTCGTGACGCCGCTGGACCGGTCCGCCGATTTCGAGGCCGTGCGCGCGTTCGCCCGCGACCTCGCCCAGCGCGTCGCCGGCCGCTTTCCCGACGAACTTACCGTGGAGCAGCGCAAAAACAAGCGCAAAGGCCGCGTATTCATCGATACACTCCGCAACGCCTACGGGCAGACGGCCGTGGCGCCGTTCGCCGTCCGCGCGCTCCCGAAAGCCCCCGTCGCGACCCCGCTGCACTGGGACGAGTTGGACGACGCCGACCTCCATCCGCAGCGGTACACCATCCGAAACCTCTTTGGCCGGATCGAGCGGGGTCCCGATCCGTGGGCCGGCATGGCGCGCGCGGCCTGTTCGATAGACCGCGCGGCACGCCGGCTGGCGGAACGAGGCGAATG
The window above is part of the Rhodothermales bacterium genome. Proteins encoded here:
- the ligD gene encoding non-homologous end-joining DNA ligase: MSDTMPIDANTVALSNPDKLFFPDDGITKGDLIAYYRRIAPRMLPYLDGRPLTLHRFPNGIAEGGFIQQQASAYFPDWITRVTVPKTAGTITHVVADSPATLVYLANQGVITLHAWLSRVDKPRHPDRLIFDLDPPGKSGAGGFDRVRAAARAVRTLLDELELPAYLMTTGSRGLHVVTPLDRSADFEAVRAFARDLAQRVAGRFPDELTVEQRKNKRKGRVFIDTLRNAYGQTAVAPFAVRALPKAPVATPLHWDELDDADLHPQRYTIRNLFGRIERGPDPWAGMARAACSIDRAARRLAERGE